From the genome of Oscillatoria sp. FACHB-1406, one region includes:
- a CDS encoding protochlorophyllide reductase produces the protein MVQDRTPTVIVTGASSGVGLYTTKALIERGYHVVMACRNLTRAGEAAQKVGLPQGSYTIKQIDLGNLESVRRFAREFSASGRLFQALVCNAAIYMPLLKEPLRSPEGYELTMTTNHLGHFLLCNLLMDDLKKSPLPDKRMVILGTVTHNPDEPGGKVYPRPDLGELEGFAAGFKDPITMADGKKFEPVKAYKDSKVCNVMTMRELHRRFHDSTGITFSALYPGCVADTPLFRNHYPLFQKLFPLFQKYITKGYVSQELAGDRVAAVTVDPEYQQSGAYFSWGNRNSKNRNVFVQKVSPQARDDERAVRLWDLSANLVDCETAVVN, from the coding sequence ATGGTACAAGATCGAACTCCAACCGTAATCGTTACAGGAGCCTCTTCCGGCGTAGGCTTATATACAACCAAGGCTTTAATCGAGCGAGGATATCACGTTGTTATGGCTTGCCGCAACTTGACACGGGCGGGCGAAGCAGCGCAAAAAGTCGGTTTGCCTCAAGGCAGCTACACGATTAAGCAGATTGATTTGGGCAATTTGGAAAGCGTGCGTCGGTTTGCACGGGAATTTAGCGCCAGCGGGCGATTATTTCAGGCTTTAGTCTGCAATGCGGCGATTTATATGCCCTTGCTTAAAGAACCGTTGCGCAGTCCAGAAGGATATGAGTTGACGATGACGACGAATCACCTCGGACATTTTCTGTTGTGCAATTTGCTGATGGACGATTTGAAAAAGTCGCCGCTTCCGGATAAACGTATGGTGATTTTAGGAACGGTAACGCACAATCCCGACGAACCGGGCGGTAAGGTATACCCGCGTCCGGATTTGGGAGAGTTAGAAGGCTTTGCGGCGGGGTTCAAAGATCCGATTACGATGGCGGATGGCAAGAAATTCGAGCCGGTGAAGGCTTATAAGGATAGTAAGGTGTGCAATGTGATGACGATGCGGGAGTTGCATCGCCGCTTCCACGATTCGACGGGAATTACGTTTAGCGCACTCTATCCGGGTTGCGTGGCGGATACCCCGCTGTTCCGCAATCATTACCCGCTGTTCCAGAAGCTCTTTCCGTTGTTCCAGAAGTATATTACTAAGGGCTATGTTTCTCAGGAGTTGGCGGGCGATCGCGTGGCGGCTGTTACAGTAGATCCGGAGTATCAACAATCGGGCGCATACTTTAGCTGGGGGAACCGCAACAGCAAAAATCGCAATGTGTTCGTACAGAAGGTTTCGCCGCAAGCGCGCGATGACGAACGCGCCGTGCGCTTGTGGGATTTGAGCGCCAATTTGGTGGACTGCGAAACGGCAGTTGTTAATTGA
- a CDS encoding Uma2 family endonuclease yields MTSTLPPPTQLPLDEFLQQPETQPAREYIDGKIYSKPMPQGEHSILQIRLGTAINELGLPQKSVHAFTELRCTFGGLSLVPDLSVFEWSRLPKTANGRIANKFEIPPDWTIEILSPEQSPNRVIRKIVFCLQHGTQLGWFIDPEDESIAIFQPGQLPEFKQGSDRLTVLQVLGDWKLSAAEVFSWLRID; encoded by the coding sequence ATGACCTCAACTCTACCCCCCCCCACTCAACTCCCACTCGACGAATTTCTCCAACAACCTGAAACCCAACCGGCACGCGAATATATCGACGGTAAAATCTACTCAAAACCGATGCCTCAAGGCGAACACAGCATCCTACAAATTCGCTTGGGAACAGCTATCAACGAACTCGGACTTCCTCAAAAATCCGTCCACGCTTTCACTGAATTACGCTGTACCTTCGGCGGACTTTCCCTCGTCCCCGACCTTTCTGTCTTTGAATGGTCAAGACTTCCTAAAACAGCTAACGGTCGAATTGCCAACAAATTTGAAATTCCGCCCGACTGGACGATTGAAATTCTTTCCCCCGAACAGTCGCCCAATCGCGTGATTCGGAAAATTGTATTCTGTCTTCAACACGGAACTCAACTGGGATGGTTTATCGATCCCGAAGACGAATCGATCGCAATCTTTCAACCCGGACAATTGCCAGAATTCAAACAAGGAAGCGATCGCTTGACCGTTCTCCAAGTGCTGGGAGATTGGAAACTTTCGGCGGCTGAAGTGTTTAGCTGGCTGAGGATCGACTAA
- a CDS encoding sodium:solute symporter family protein, whose amino-acid sequence MQTVDWIVVLLYLIASMGIGLYLSRQGSKSLVDFFVSGRSLPWWLAGSSMAATTFSIDTPLYVAGLVGNRGIAGNWEWWSFGISHIIMVYVFARMWRRSEVITDAELTELRYGGKTAAVLRGVKAFLFAVPINCIGIGYAMLAAVKVVDALEVWQSFGIQPGDNLKFLSVVGISVLVLIYAGFAGLWGVVTTDFFQLVLALIGAVLVAFYSIGSDRVPNIQALIPAAQQATQFDVLSFFPFQFSAGGLQWSDVAGISASTFAAYMLVQWWSWRRSDGGGEFIQRLIAAKDEAEAEKSAWLFNILNYVVRTWPWILVSLVALVVYPDLQDRELGYPKLMLDFLPPVVLGIVVSSLIAAFMSTVSTSINWGASFVTNDLYRRFVKPEASQDELVWVGRIASVLVTALGAVAAYYAKDVATVFRLVIAIGTGSGLVLILRWFWWRVNAAAELAAIVGSFTVGLVTSTVPQFKIEDFGLRLAFITVTVGIFWIAAMFLTRAESEETLDEFYRRVRPAGPGWKRQQQRTGISPVQDLGLDLLKVMAAILLLFGSMFAIGGFLLLQPLTGWISLIIAVLGGFWLRQLSKRKIPPAMRPGIIDN is encoded by the coding sequence ATGCAAACTGTTGATTGGATCGTCGTTCTCCTATACCTCATTGCCTCAATGGGGATTGGGTTATATCTGTCGCGCCAAGGCTCGAAGAGTTTGGTAGACTTTTTCGTATCGGGGCGATCGCTCCCTTGGTGGTTGGCTGGTTCCAGTATGGCAGCGACAACCTTTTCCATCGATACCCCTCTCTACGTGGCGGGTCTTGTCGGCAACCGAGGCATTGCGGGGAATTGGGAATGGTGGAGTTTCGGCATTTCCCACATCATTATGGTCTACGTTTTTGCCCGGATGTGGCGGCGTAGCGAAGTGATTACCGATGCGGAACTCACCGAACTGCGCTACGGCGGCAAAACAGCAGCCGTGTTGCGCGGCGTGAAGGCGTTCCTGTTTGCAGTACCGATTAACTGTATCGGCATCGGTTACGCCATGCTTGCTGCGGTGAAAGTTGTCGATGCGTTGGAAGTTTGGCAGAGTTTCGGCATTCAACCGGGAGACAATCTTAAGTTTTTAAGCGTGGTGGGAATCAGCGTTTTAGTGCTGATTTACGCCGGTTTTGCGGGGTTGTGGGGCGTAGTAACGACGGATTTCTTCCAACTGGTTTTGGCTTTGATTGGGGCGGTTTTAGTGGCATTTTATTCGATTGGTAGCGATCGCGTTCCCAACATCCAAGCCTTAATTCCCGCCGCCCAACAAGCAACTCAATTCGACGTTCTCTCCTTCTTTCCCTTCCAATTCAGCGCGGGCGGTTTGCAATGGAGCGATGTTGCCGGAATTAGCGCCAGTACCTTTGCTGCCTATATGTTAGTGCAATGGTGGTCGTGGCGGCGCAGCGATGGCGGCGGCGAGTTTATTCAACGCTTGATTGCTGCTAAAGATGAAGCCGAAGCGGAAAAGTCGGCGTGGCTGTTTAATATCCTCAACTACGTGGTGCGGACTTGGCCTTGGATTCTCGTTTCCCTCGTTGCACTCGTCGTCTACCCAGATTTACAAGACCGCGAGTTAGGCTACCCGAAATTAATGCTTGACTTTTTGCCACCTGTCGTGCTGGGGATAGTCGTCTCTTCTCTGATTGCGGCTTTCATGAGTACGGTTTCAACTTCGATCAACTGGGGTGCATCCTTTGTCACCAACGACCTCTATCGACGCTTTGTGAAGCCAGAAGCCAGTCAAGACGAGTTAGTTTGGGTGGGGCGCATTGCTTCGGTGTTAGTGACGGCATTGGGGGCTGTGGCGGCGTATTATGCAAAAGATGTGGCGACGGTCTTTCGTTTGGTGATCGCGATTGGGACGGGTTCGGGGCTGGTACTCATCCTGCGCTGGTTTTGGTGGCGCGTCAATGCAGCCGCAGAACTGGCAGCCATTGTTGGCAGTTTTACCGTCGGTTTAGTCACTAGCACCGTTCCGCAATTCAAAATTGAAGATTTCGGGCTGCGCTTGGCGTTTATTACCGTCACCGTTGGCATTTTTTGGATTGCGGCAATGTTTCTGACGCGGGCAGAATCCGAGGAAACGCTCGATGAATTCTATCGTCGCGTGCGTCCGGCGGGACCGGGTTGGAAGCGACAGCAGCAACGCACGGGAATCTCGCCGGTTCAGGATTTGGGCTTGGATTTGCTTAAGGTGATGGCGGCGATTTTACTGCTGTTTGGGTCGATGTTCGCGATCGGCGGTTTCTTGTTACTGCAACCGCTAACGGGCTGGATTTCGCTAATTATTGCCGTATTGGGCGGTTTCTGGTTGCGCCAACTCAGCAAGCGCAAAATTCCTCCTGCTATGCGTCCGGGAATAATTGACAATTGA
- a CDS encoding SGNH/GDSL hydrolase family protein, producing the protein MPYHPVLLGDSIFDNAAYVEGKPDIIAQLRSKLPVGSPATLLAVDGAKAEDAIVQLKHIPQDATHLFLSAGGNNALAQASILEGTATSVSEVLARFVALGKEFQQQYSAMLQSVLGVGLPTTVCTIYYPNFSELRYRELASAALSFFNEVILREASFARLPIIDLRQIFSEPEDYANAIEPSERGGEKLTKVMLDVLEKYDFKSGRVELFF; encoded by the coding sequence TTTTGACAACGCTGCCTACGTTGAGGGCAAGCCCGATATCATTGCTCAACTTCGTTCTAAACTTCCGGTGGGAAGCCCAGCAACGCTTCTAGCGGTTGATGGAGCGAAGGCAGAAGATGCGATCGTTCAACTCAAACATATTCCTCAAGATGCAACTCATTTATTTCTCAGTGCAGGCGGAAATAATGCCTTAGCACAAGCTAGCATTTTAGAAGGAACTGCAACCTCTGTATCTGAAGTTTTAGCGAGATTCGTAGCCCTAGGTAAAGAGTTTCAGCAGCAATATAGCGCGATGTTACAATCTGTTTTAGGAGTGGGGTTGCCGACAACCGTTTGCACGATTTATTACCCCAATTTTAGCGAGCTTCGCTATCGGGAATTAGCAAGCGCAGCCTTAAGTTTTTTCAATGAAGTCATCCTGCGCGAGGCATCTTTTGCACGATTGCCGATTATCGATCTGCGACAGATATTCAGCGAACCCGAAGATTACGCAAACGCGATCGAACCGTCAGAGCGAGGGGGAGAAAAATTAACAAAAGTGATGCTCGATGTGTTGGAGAAGTATGATTTTAAATCGGGTCGGGTCGAGCTATTTTTTTAG
- a CDS encoding sulfotransferase family 2 domain-containing protein gives MIDRTRKLIFIHISRTGGTSIETALAGKDWWLIDAPTKHITAAQARQLYGEKIWNSYTKFSVVRNPWDRIVSMWACKWWHQAANLNEDCSFETFIKKLRPHSNETYKTLFYNDILNEELDFTLRFETLQQDFSAMLNKIGASDILLPHIEKREHKHYTAMYNLKERKLVANLFKKDIYRFGYKFPEYIESSLTECKKTETKPIEWITNSAKILKAKLLTSS, from the coding sequence ATGATCGATCGCACCAGAAAGCTAATTTTTATCCATATTTCTCGAACCGGTGGAACGAGCATCGAAACCGCCCTAGCAGGGAAAGATTGGTGGCTAATCGATGCGCCCACCAAACACATTACAGCAGCGCAAGCCCGCCAGCTTTATGGAGAAAAAATTTGGAATAGCTACACCAAGTTTTCTGTGGTGAGAAATCCTTGGGATCGCATTGTCTCAATGTGGGCTTGTAAGTGGTGGCATCAGGCAGCAAACTTAAACGAAGACTGTTCCTTTGAAACGTTTATTAAAAAATTAAGACCGCACTCTAACGAAACTTATAAAACCTTGTTTTACAATGATATCTTGAACGAAGAGTTGGATTTTACGCTGCGATTTGAAACGCTACAGCAAGATTTTAGTGCGATGTTGAACAAGATTGGAGCGAGCGATATATTGCTGCCGCACATTGAAAAAAGAGAACACAAACATTATACGGCGATGTACAATTTAAAAGAACGAAAATTAGTAGCCAATTTATTTAAAAAGGATATTTACAGATTTGGCTATAAATTCCCAGAGTACATCGAATCATCCTTGACTGAGTGCAAAAAAACCGAAACAAAACCAATCGAGTGGATTACAAATAGCGCTAAGATTCTGAAAGCGAAATTGCTAACAAGCTCTTAA
- a CDS encoding AarF/ABC1/UbiB kinase family protein gives MFSLTKNVSRQGEILEVVLRNGWGYMRGLLVGGKSGEPRLPSPETLRKILVELGPVYVKLGQLLSTRPDVLPARYIEALTDLQANVPPAPWIEVEALLRQELGKPLEEVFARVGSEAIAAGSIGQVYRATLADGREVALKVQRPGIDIIVAQDVALIKGLAELVSITETGKDFDIVTLADEFTSALQSELNFLEEADYTDRLRENLAKSRWFEANRITTPGVYWELSTPKLLVLEWLNGQPLLASQLALAQSGMEGQERRSEVTSLIFRAFVQQFYIDGFFHADPHPGNIFYLDDGRVALLDCGMVGQIDPRSQQILTELLLAVVDLDAQRCSQLTLKLSQQGSKLINLERLEGDFSRMLRKYHSLNLSQINFSEIIYEALQVARNNKIRLPGSMGLFAKSLANLEGLARGFDPEINFLDEVKPLLTDLFRRQLLGTNPLQTLLRTALDLKSLSLRSPQQLDVLLERMTSETLNWNFNIRELNGLRRSLDDSANRLSFSILVGSLIMGAAIISSGAQTPQLSIIPNILFTAASFLGLWLIFSILRSGLR, from the coding sequence ATGTTTTCGCTGACTAAAAATGTTTCTCGACAGGGAGAAATTTTAGAAGTAGTCCTGCGTAACGGTTGGGGCTATATGCGCGGGCTACTCGTCGGGGGTAAGTCCGGCGAACCGCGATTGCCTTCCCCGGAAACCCTACGCAAGATTCTCGTTGAATTAGGCCCCGTTTACGTCAAACTGGGTCAGTTACTCTCCACCCGTCCCGACGTGCTGCCAGCGCGCTATATCGAAGCGCTGACGGACTTACAAGCTAACGTTCCTCCCGCGCCCTGGATTGAGGTTGAAGCGCTACTGCGACAAGAGTTAGGTAAACCGCTTGAAGAAGTGTTTGCGCGAGTCGGTTCGGAGGCGATCGCAGCCGGTTCTATCGGTCAAGTCTACCGCGCTACCCTCGCCGACGGTCGCGAAGTTGCCCTCAAAGTCCAACGTCCGGGGATCGATATTATCGTCGCCCAAGATGTTGCCCTGATTAAAGGGTTAGCCGAACTCGTCTCGATAACGGAAACCGGCAAAGACTTCGATATCGTCACCCTCGCCGACGAATTCACCTCCGCCCTACAATCGGAACTCAACTTTCTCGAAGAAGCCGATTATACCGATCGCTTGCGGGAAAATCTCGCCAAAAGTCGCTGGTTTGAGGCCAATCGCATCACGACTCCCGGCGTTTATTGGGAACTGAGTACCCCCAAACTTTTGGTATTAGAATGGCTGAACGGTCAACCGTTGCTTGCTTCGCAACTCGCCCTCGCACAGTCGGGAATGGAAGGGCAAGAACGACGCAGCGAAGTTACTTCGTTAATCTTTCGCGCCTTCGTCCAGCAGTTTTATATCGACGGCTTCTTTCACGCCGACCCGCATCCCGGTAATATTTTTTACCTCGATGATGGGCGAGTAGCCCTCCTCGATTGCGGGATGGTGGGACAAATCGATCCGCGATCGCAACAAATTTTAACCGAATTGCTCCTCGCCGTCGTCGATCTCGACGCGCAGCGATGCAGCCAACTAACGCTCAAACTTTCGCAACAAGGCAGCAAACTCATTAATTTAGAGCGTTTAGAAGGCGATTTCAGCCGAATGTTGCGGAAATATCACAGCCTCAATTTATCGCAAATTAACTTCAGCGAAATCATCTACGAAGCCTTACAAGTCGCCCGCAATAATAAAATTCGCCTGCCGGGAAGTATGGGATTATTTGCTAAATCCCTGGCGAACTTAGAAGGCTTAGCGCGCGGTTTCGACCCCGAGATTAACTTCCTCGATGAAGTCAAACCCTTACTCACCGATTTGTTCCGCCGCCAACTACTGGGGACTAATCCCCTGCAAACACTGTTGAGAACGGCTTTAGATCTTAAAAGTTTATCGTTGCGATCGCCCCAGCAACTCGACGTACTCTTGGAGCGCATGACCTCGGAAACCTTAAACTGGAACTTCAATATCCGCGAACTCAACGGCTTGCGACGCAGTTTAGACGATTCTGCTAACCGTTTATCCTTTAGCATTCTCGTCGGTTCCCTGATTATGGGCGCGGCGATTATCTCCTCCGGCGCGCAAACGCCTCAACTCTCGATTATTCCCAATATTCTGTTTACGGCGGCTTCGTTTTTGGGATTGTGGTTGATTTTTAGTATTTTGCGATCGGGTTTGCGTTAG
- a CDS encoding recombinase family protein, which produces MSVIAYLYGEPLLDSLADAKIEGIHVDRVYQDRCDRSQWQQLLADSEKQPPECLLVRRLDELGDNLEEIDRALAQLEALQIPFIAAETADNRTAPLSLVHNLHRHRLRQGHARNRIKALPPPGKACYGYRRGKDRYILDRSTAPVVKDFFDRYLLFGSLRGAVRYLEQKYGKKISVTTGRRWLANPVYRGDTAYQTGEVIPDTHAPILSREEAAQIDRLLRRNRRLPPRTASAPRSLAGLVFCQQCQSPTTITRVAPRGKSQEYLYLRPVCCTKNPKCQAIPYGELLERAIACICEQLPRAVANLQGSPIRTISERLAAQIAQKEEIIAQIPTLVEKEILDEETADLRRYNLRAEIARLRQSLAELPPPNLDAIAQTVSIPQFWFDLSEAERRFYFREFLRQIEIVRDGRNWTLELIFIF; this is translated from the coding sequence GTGTCCGTCATTGCTTACCTATACGGCGAACCGCTCCTCGATTCTCTCGCCGATGCAAAAATTGAGGGAATTCATGTCGATCGCGTTTACCAAGATAGATGCGATCGCAGCCAGTGGCAACAACTCCTCGCCGATAGCGAAAAGCAGCCGCCAGAATGCTTGCTAGTTCGCCGCTTAGACGAACTCGGCGATAATCTCGAGGAAATCGATCGCGCCCTCGCCCAACTCGAAGCCCTCCAAATCCCCTTCATCGCTGCCGAAACCGCCGACAATCGCACCGCACCACTCTCGCTAGTCCACAATCTCCACCGCCATCGCCTGCGCCAAGGACACGCCCGCAACCGCATTAAAGCACTGCCACCGCCTGGAAAAGCCTGCTACGGCTATCGGCGCGGCAAAGATCGCTATATCCTCGATCGCAGTACCGCCCCCGTCGTTAAAGATTTTTTCGATCGCTACCTCCTTTTCGGTTCCCTGCGCGGTGCAGTGCGCTACCTCGAACAAAAGTACGGTAAAAAAATCTCAGTGACAACCGGGCGGCGCTGGCTTGCTAATCCCGTATATCGCGGCGATACCGCCTATCAAACCGGCGAAGTCATTCCCGATACCCACGCACCGATCCTCTCGCGCGAAGAAGCCGCTCAAATCGATCGCTTATTGCGCCGCAACCGCCGCTTACCCCCCCGAACCGCTAGCGCACCGCGATCGCTCGCCGGACTCGTGTTCTGCCAGCAATGCCAATCGCCTACCACCATTACTCGCGTTGCCCCGCGCGGCAAATCGCAAGAATATCTCTACTTACGCCCCGTTTGCTGCACAAAAAATCCAAAATGTCAAGCAATTCCTTATGGGGAATTGCTCGAGCGCGCGATCGCTTGCATTTGCGAGCAACTGCCCCGCGCCGTCGCTAACTTGCAAGGCTCGCCAATTCGCACCATTAGCGAGCGATTAGCCGCTCAAATTGCTCAAAAAGAAGAGATAATCGCACAAATCCCCACCTTGGTCGAAAAAGAAATCTTAGATGAAGAAACCGCAGACTTGCGCCGTTATAACTTGCGCGCCGAAATCGCCCGCCTGCGGCAAAGCTTAGCTGAACTTCCCCCTCCCAATCTCGACGCGATCGCGCAAACCGTCTCAATCCCTCAGTTCTGGTTTGACCTCTCAGAAGCAGAACGCCGCTTCTACTTCCGCGAATTTCTCCGTCAAATCGAAATCGTTCGCGATGGTCGAAATTGGACGCTGGAGCTAATCTTTATCTTTTAG